The following proteins are co-located in the Bathymodiolus thermophilus thioautotrophic gill symbiont genome:
- a CDS encoding tetratricopeptide repeat protein, translating to MGRDDLLKTLTEKIQKQSNQTICLVKSFGGVGKTTLCRQLAYDLYNKDDFPNVIWLDASQGLNSKLVNILSAHFRIEDIEDPVTAFIGVVSQVTNKGVLIIDNLLEDDGEWLIARQLQSINFPCIVNSRYQDTNFNEVIELDFLSEQDCLSLYCYYSNEGMKDKAVLDAKISKLNPTEKRAVAQIVQHCGNHTLVLELVAKIALMSDYSPSKMWDELEGSNFDSLVEIKAGRGFAAEGSEKIIQHIGKLISLMRLPENEVLLLQSLSRLPVFAFETDTLRGWLNLDNAVILNSLVKKSLLSKSILEDDRKSYLLHDILARAVRQVYDIQLNDQKSQQFIQEIVDTFGYYGSLKISEKLILEALLLHGQKNFDDKKGNFNASLGLLYLYTAQYSQALPYLETSLTICQKIGDKAGEGVTLNNISQIYQAQGNYTTALTYLTDSLEIHREIDNKAGEGTTLNNISLICQIQGDYTTALTYLTNSLTICQEIGDKAGEGTTLNNISSIYKAQGDCATALTYLTDSLTIHQEIGGKAGEGATLNNISQIYQAQGDYTAALTYLTDSLAIRQEIGDKVGEGATLNNISQIYYAQCDYTTALTYLTNSLTICQEIGDKAGEGTTLNNISQIYKAQGDYTTALIHLTDSLAIHQEIGYKAGEGATLNNISLIYQTQGDYTTALIYLTDSLAIRQEIGDKAGEGNALFNMGVIYYQTGKKQQGLACLQSAKKIAQEIDYFKLNQALDGLSFDV from the coding sequence AAATTAGTCAATATTTTAAGCGCTCATTTTAGAATTGAAGATATAGAAGATCCTGTTACGGCATTCATAGGAGTTGTAAGCCAAGTAACAAATAAAGGGGTTCTTATTATTGATAATTTGTTAGAAGATGATGGCGAGTGGCTTATAGCAAGGCAACTACAAAGCATTAATTTTCCTTGTATTGTTAATTCTCGTTATCAAGATACCAATTTTAACGAGGTCATAGAACTGGATTTCTTGAGCGAACAAGATTGTTTGAGTTTGTATTGTTATTACAGCAATGAAGGAATGAAAGACAAGGCGGTATTAGACGCAAAAATCAGCAAACTTAACCCTACTGAGAAGCGAGCAGTGGCTCAGATTGTGCAACATTGTGGCAATCATACTTTGGTATTGGAATTAGTGGCAAAGATTGCACTCATGTCAGATTATTCACCATCAAAAATGTGGGATGAATTAGAGGGCAGTAATTTTGATTCATTGGTAGAAATAAAAGCAGGCAGAGGGTTTGCCGCAGAAGGATCGGAAAAAATAATTCAACATATTGGCAAACTTATTTCTTTGATGCGGCTGCCAGAAAATGAGGTGCTATTGTTGCAATCACTGAGTCGCCTACCTGTTTTCGCCTTTGAGACAGATACTTTGAGAGGTTGGTTAAATTTAGATAATGCAGTTATCTTAAATTCATTAGTCAAGAAATCATTGTTAAGCAAAAGTATTTTGGAGGACGATCGGAAAAGTTACTTATTGCACGATATTTTGGCACGCGCCGTGCGACAGGTGTATGACATTCAATTGAATGATCAAAAGTCGCAACAATTTATCCAAGAAATCGTTGATACATTTGGATATTATGGATCGTTAAAAATATCGGAAAAACTGATTTTAGAGGCGTTGTTATTGCATGGGCAGAAAAATTTTGATGATAAAAAAGGTAATTTTAATGCTTCTTTGGGGTTGCTGTATCTTTATACTGCACAATATTCTCAGGCATTACCTTATCTTGAAACATCGTTAACAATCTGCCAAAAGATTGGCGACAAAGCAGGGGAAGGTGTGACTTTAAATAATATTTCTCAGATTTACCAAGCACAAGGTAACTACACAACTGCATTAACCTACCTCACCGACTCGTTAGAAATCCACCGAGAGATTGACAATAAAGCAGGGGAAGGCACAACTTTAAATAATATTTCTTTGATTTGCCAAATACAAGGCGACTACACAACTGCACTAACCTACCTCACTAACTCGTTAACAATCTGCCAAGAGATTGGCGACAAAGCAGGGGAAGGTACAACTTTAAATAATATTTCTTCGATTTACAAAGCACAAGGTGATTGCGCAACTGCACTAACCTACCTCACTGACTCGTTAACAATCCACCAAGAGATTGGCGGCAAAGCAGGGGAGGGTGCAACTTTAAATAATATTTCTCAGATTTACCAAGCACAAGGTGACTATACAGCTGCACTAACTTACCTCACCGACTCGTTAGCAATCCGCCAAGAGATTGGCGACAAAGTAGGGGAAGGCGCAACTTTAAATAATATTTCTCAAATTTATTATGCACAATGCGACTACACAACTGCACTAACCTACCTCACTAACTCGTTAACAATCTGCCAAGAGATTGGCGACAAAGCAGGGGAGGGTACAACTTTAAATAATATTTCTCAGATTTACAAAGCACAAGGCGACTACACAACTGCACTAATCCATCTCACCGACTCGCTAGCAATCCACCAAGAGATTGGCTACAAAGCAGGGGAAGGCGCAACTTTAAATAATATTTCTTTGATTTACCAAACACAAGGCGACTACACAACTGCACTAATTTACCTCACCGACTCGTTAGCAATCCGTCAAGAGATTGGCGATAAAGCAGGGGAGGGTAATGCATTGTTTAATATGGGTGTAATTTATTATCAAACAGGTAAAAAACAACAGGGGCTGGCGTGTTTACAATCTGCCAAAAAAATTGCACAAGAGATTGATTATTTTAAATTGAACCAGGCGTTAGATGGCTTGTCTTTTGATGTGTAA